Genomic segment of Jaculus jaculus isolate mJacJac1 chromosome 6, mJacJac1.mat.Y.cur, whole genome shotgun sequence:
TCAGCACTCTGGAATAGCTCAACCTAGTTACTGTGATATGCTAGTTAAGAAGCCTTGAATTTTGTGTGTATCCTTTATCAGTGCCATCTTACATGCTCAGAATTtaacgaaacaaacaaacaaggaaccAAAAACAATGCTCAGTTCCTGGCCCAGGTTCACCTTCTGCCAGGCAGCCAGAATTTCTGTTAGTGTCTCCCTGCGCAAAATTAAGTTGATGATGCCTACTTCCCAGGGTTCTTGTGAGGATGCTGTACATGAGAATGCTGGAAACAGCAGGTGTCACAGAGATGCTACGTGAAGGCCTGCGCTGGCTAGCTGGCTGTCCTAAGAGTTCAAGTGCATGTATCAGAGCAGCTGTTTTGGATCGGTGAAGAGGGCTATAGGCTTGAGAGAGATGTAGGTGGAGGAGTGGAGGGAGGCAGCTGGATGGGCATGTACCTCCCAGACAAGACAGAAGACACCAACCTGGCTCAGATAAAAGAGCAAGTAACCACCTGTGGGGTGAAGGGAGCCCTGGAGTGGTGGGTCAGTAGCCAGCCACTGACCGGCCACATAGGGAAAGCAGATCCCTGTACAGCACATTATATCATACCTCCTGGTCCCCTGGCTGGCTCCTTCTCATGATCATGTTCCCTCTGCCCACAGATGTACCGGGGTTTCACCAAGATGCCCCACGTGCAGTACATTCACACAGAAGCCTCTGAAAGTCTCTGTGGCCTTAAGCTGGAGGTCAACAAATATCAGTACCTGCTGACAGGTAAGGACTTCGTGGTGCACCGAGGCCCAGGCACGCTGCTCCCTCACCCTGATGGATCAGGCAGAACTGAGTCAGTAGCAACCTGAGGGCTGGGTGTAACTGTGTACCCCACGAAGTGGGAGAAAGCTAATGTCCATTCTGTCTTGCTCACTCAGTACTAGTTTGGCCAGCAGTCCTGGCTCCGCCATGCAGTCCGTGGTGTCCCGGTTTTGCTTGGTTTCTCAGCTTTAACCGAAGTGGAAAGGGATGGTGACTTGTGTGCGGCAAAGGAAAAACCCACAGACCTGAGGGCATAGCAAAGAGTTGGTCTGCAGTTCTTGCTCTGGGGGCTTAATGGCTTTGCGTCTCTAAGCGAAGCACTTAAATGCTCCCGCCACTACAAATGCACGCACCTCTTGAGTAAACTCTCAAGCTTGGCTATCATCTAGAAAACAGGGCCACAGTGTATCTCTTGAGGTGTCAGGAAGGTTGATATAGAACTGAAATTCAGAAATGAACCTGGCATGGTATCTGGCCTTGGCACACACCACGTGGTAGTGtgaaaccatccttgcatccagGTCCTGACTGGACACCTCTTGTCCTGCCTCTTATCTTCCTCTAGGCCGCGTCTATGACGGCAAGATGTACACAGGGCTGTGCAACTTCGTGGAGAGGTGGGACCAGCTGACACTGTCCCAGCGCAAGGGGCTCAACTACCGCTATCACCTGGGCTGCAACTGCAAGGTGAGGCCCGGGCGCCGGGAGTCTGGCCTGGAAACTTGCGCAGGGCTGGGACAGGCAGCCTGTTGGGTGGGGTGCAGGGCTGGCAAACTGCTGGCCCAGGCTAGGCAGGCAACGATGCCTTTGTCCTGTCCTCAGTGTCTCCATGATACCCACTTGGCAGCTGCTGGGGAAGCTAGGTTCTTCAGCAGGCCTGTCCCCTCCCGGCTACTCAAGGCTGTGGCAGGTTAGCTATACTCTGCTGCATCCTGACAACACGTCCATCCTGGCAGCTGATTCACTAGAGCCCCTCCCCCCAGGTGACCAGGCTGGCTCAAGCCTGCTAATGCCAGTTTTGGCCCAATGCTTCTGTTCAACTAGATCCAGCCACTGCCCCAAGTAGCGGGCCATGGGAAGGAACTGGGCCACTGCCTCCCCCCATCCTCAGTACAAGTTGGTACGCCGTTACTCACTGTCCAGATGAGGAAACGGAGGTTCAGAGAGCCTGCGTAGCTAGCCTTGGGTCATACAGTTTGCGGagtctgatttccagcctaaggtatcTGGACTCCAACATGTACACCTTGATCTTTCTAATTCCTTGATGTTTTTCAACCGCAGGGGTCTCCTCTCTTACTTCTCACTGATTGTGTGACCCAAAGCATGTTGCTTAACCTTTCTGAGTCTCTGTGTCTTTGTGAAAGGAGATAGAGCTGTGATGAGTGTTAAGGGGGAGGGCAGCTCAGAGGTACAGTGTCAGGTACACAGATCCGGTGCATCTGTGTTGTCATTAAAGGGCAGGagcttggggctggggagctgactCAGGGGATCAAGTGTCAGATGtataagcatgaggccctgaactTGATGCTCAGAACTCAAgcaagagctgggtgtgatggcacatgtgtatgatcccggcactggggagacagaggcaagaggctcccTGTGGCTTGCTGGCTACCTAGTGTAGTCAACTCCATGAACTCTAGCTTGAGTTCAAGACCCCGTCTTAAAAACAATGAGGTGCCTAGCAACTGAGGCGTATACCCAGCACTGAACTTGAGCCTTCACATCCACATGTGCGCACGTGCACATACGACTGCATACGTGTCTCCACACCACACACGTACACGatcaaaaacaaaagctggggAGGAGATTCATAGTGGGACTCGCGGCCCGTTCTGCCACGGCGTTGTCCTGACTGCTGTGCGATGTCGTTTCCAGATCAAGTCCTGCTACCACCTGCCTTGCTTTGTGACCTCCAAGAACGAGTGTCTCTGGACCGACATGCTGTCCAACTTCGGCTACCCTGGCTACCAGTCCAAACACTACGCCTGCATCCGGCAGAAGGGGGGCTACTGCAGCTGGTACCGAGGATGGGCTCCCCCGGACAAGAGCATCACCAACGCCACAGACCCCTGAGCCCAGACGTGTCTCgcctcacctccctcccttcccgcTGAGCCTCCTGGACACTAACTCTTCCCCAATGATGACAATGAAATTAGTGCCTGTTTTCATGCAAATTTAGCACTTGGAACACCTAAAGTCTCTGCTGTTTATGGAATTGATTTGAAACTATCCTCCCAACCCCGCCCGAccccttctttttggttttgacaTCATCCATTTCCACCCGGGAATCTCTGGTGGCAAGCCGGAAAGAATGAGGCGTGCATACTCCTTGTTTTCGGgatatatattctatatttttttaGGAAAACGAAAATCGAAAAATCTGCCCCATCTGGGCACTGTAATCGctattcctcttccttttcccctctcGATTAGGCCCCTCCTCCGCGGCCCTGCTCCCCATCCACCTCTTCACCCCAATATGCAGAGGACATAGATAGGTCAGTTGCCAGAAGCTCAACTATTTCCCAGTCTGTCCAGGGCAACAAGCAGGCTGGCTCCAGGTATGCGAGAGGTCTTATCCCCAGAGGAGATGCTACTGTGTGTTCAGACCAGGCTGTCTGTCTATGCCTGTACGtcaaagtgagggggagggaaggaaggggcagaCTGCAGGAGTGAGTATGAGAAACACACATCGTTCCCCATCCCTGTGATGCTTGTGTTGACCAGATGTTTCTGAGCCTGGAGCAAGCAGCCAGGTCAGACTAACAGAGCTTTCTGAGTGGGCAGAGATTAATCATCTGCCTGAGTTCGGTAAGTGGCTTCTCTGTACAAAAGCTCAGATGAAGAGCTAAGTTGaatgtctttcctttcttgttcATGCCTTCCACAAGGCATCCTTTCGGGGAATTCTTGTGAAGGTCCGCCCTGGAGCTTGCCTGTATGTAATTTGGAAAAGGTACATGTACCATACACTATCCACACATATATAGCCAAGTAGATTTGGATACAGAATACTATTTGCAAAGTAGTGTTTAGCTCACCTGGGGTGGGGGCTGTTTGTATACACATTTGCATATACCCTCATGGGGTTATGAGCTAATTTTTTTTACAGGACACAGAATTCTATTCAATGCTGTTAAATAAGCCAATAGTTTAatctcttctgttttgttgttgcttgtttgaaGAAAATCATGACATtccaagttgattttttttttccaactgaattaaaattaaaattcagaataCCCTCAGCACCTTCTTTTCCCTATAACTGGGGTCATCTGACCTCTGTCCCCTCTTTTACTCCTACTTTGTGTTTGGGGGCCTTCACTTAACTGCCTTACTGGCCGGCAGGTGGCAGGTGAGCTTGAGTGTGGGTCAGGGGCCTTCACACAAAAGGGACAGCTACAGAGTGTCCTGTCTCAGCTGAATGCCATCTCTCCTAGGTTTGGGGACAGCCTGCTCTTCTTTCCCAGTGGGTGGATAACGCCTCCCGGAGGTCATTACCTCACGGAATTCACAAGTGTCACTGGGGAAGCCCGGCTCTGCCATCAGCTGTAGGCCTTTTGTTGTGTgtattgtatgtgtgtttttttttaaaaaataaaactataatataaattttcctattaaataaaattattttaagttttagtGTCAAAAGTGAGATTCCAAGAGTAGGTGATAATGTGTATTTTACAGAGCTGGGGAATGGTAGGGTGGTGACATTTAACATGACTGCTCTGTTTCTTTTCAGACTATGGGTATTTATCCTCTGTTAGTAGTCATACCTTCAGTTCATTCCACTTTAGGAAACAGAGCTGCCAATTAAAAcagtagagagagaaaacggaAGTAGACAACAAGTCACAGTGTCTTGTATACCCTCCAAGGCCCTGCCTTGTCTGTGATGGAACCCCAGAACAAGGAGACAGTTCAGATGTTGGGTTTCCTCTAGGTCGATTTCCTTCCCATGTACCTTCTCCCTGTGACTGTGCCATTTGGCTCGGGGTAGATTGGAGGCTTGCCTTTTCCATGGGATGGTGTGAGCTCAATAGGCCAGTGGTTCTGAAGGGGTGAGCCTCAGACTTGATGTTTGGACTTGTGTCTTTATTTCAACCTTGAAAGTCTCCTTAAGTAGGGCTCTTGACCCTACCCTCCCACTGGTACACACAGCACCTCTTCCAAGAGGCCTTTGGTCACCCTCACTTTCACAGGGAGGGACTTGAGGTAAGGCCTGGGCATGAAGAACTCGAAGTTGCCCTGCAGAATACATCAGTTGGTGGAATGATATCCCTCAAGTGCAGACAAGGCCCTGGTGGGATGTCCTGGGCAAGGAAGGGTCTTTCACAAAGTCATGTTGTCAAGAGGGCGGTTCTTGAGCTTTCTATAAGCTATAGCTTTGTTTATTTCACCTGTTCACTTACTGTGTAATTTAAAGTCATTTATGTAGCCGAGACACTTCTATATTTCAATCATATtgtgaatgttttattttgctaAATCTTGTGCCATGTGTAGGCTGTAATGTGTGCATTGtgtctaagagaaaaaaaaacaaaaaacccaccacaaAACCCATATGCTACCACTTTCCTGAATCAAATTCTACAGTTGGATGGAGGGTAAGGGACTGCGACTTGGGCAGGTAGCCAGACTGGCCAATcaagaaaatagaaggaactaGACATAGACTCCTTCATGTTCCTCACTGTGGAATCCCAGGGGCTCCCCATGCAGGAAGGAGAAGATAAAACGGGAAGTCCGCTCACGTCTGCATTCAAATGTCCCTGAGTCATCTGCCCCCCCACTTTCACCCCACCCCCAAGACCCTTCACTCAACTCTTGAAAGTCCAGGGCCATGGGAACTCTAATTCCAAATTCTCTTTGACTTCCTGAGGCATTTTTTCCTGCCTCCCAGCCAAGGAAGAAGCCCCATGCCTAGGTTTCCTGGGCTGGCACTCTACTGTGGCCAGGGTGGGGAGTACTAGAATAACCATCTCCttgccctcccccagccccagctCGCTCTCTAGGTGACTGAGCTACATAAAGCCCTCTGGCGCCATAGTCTCACCGTGGTTCTTGAACAGTAAAGGAAACATCACATACTGGAGTGGCTCTATCAGACAATCTAGTCCTTTCCCCTCATCTTTTGTGTGAGGACGGACAATGTggattccccgcccccccccaccaatgGCACTTAAGTGGTTGGCTCCCAGCTACCTTAAAGTAATAACCATCGCTCAGATTTGCATCAAAGAGAAACATAAAAATCTAATGACAGAAGAACAATGAAATGGGGAAACACGGGGAAGGTGGATTTTAACAGCATCCAAAATGGCTCTTTGGAGTGAATGGAAAGGAGGAACTGAGAGATTGGTTCTGCTCCAGGGGTGGGGGTGCCACCAATTCAACCCCCCTTTCCCTCTTGCCAGTCTGCTGTGCTGAAGCCCAGAAGTGATGGAGAGAAACCAACCAGAGAAAACCCTGTCTGGAAGGAATGTGTTTGTCGCCAAATTCTGTAGCACTGTTTACAGTTTGCCTCCGTGTTATTTATGAATTTTATATTCCGTGAATGTATATTGTCTTGTAA
This window contains:
- the Timp3 gene encoding metalloproteinase inhibitor 3: MTPWLGLVVLLGIWSLGDWGAEACTCSPSHPQDAFCNSDIVIRAKVVGKKLVKEGPFGSLVYTIKQMKMYRGFTKMPHVQYIHTEASESLCGLKLEVNKYQYLLTGRVYDGKMYTGLCNFVERWDQLTLSQRKGLNYRYHLGCNCKIKSCYHLPCFVTSKNECLWTDMLSNFGYPGYQSKHYACIRQKGGYCSWYRGWAPPDKSITNATDP